In the Clostridium beijerinckii genome, one interval contains:
- a CDS encoding DNA-3-methyladenine glycosylase, translating to MILNKEFYKQGALILAKELLGKVIIRKVDGVALRAKIVETEAYIGEIDKASHAYNGRRTERTEPLFREGGIAYVYFIYGKYYCFNVISGLEDKGEGVLIRALEPLNEFDYLAKKRFNQNYDELSETKKKAITNGPSKLCIAFSIDKSENYKRLYEEGDFYIEEGEKDTFKIMETKRIGIDYAEEAIDFPWRFYIEGNKYISKK from the coding sequence TTGATTTTAAATAAAGAATTTTATAAACAAGGTGCATTAATTTTAGCGAAGGAACTTTTGGGAAAAGTTATTATAAGAAAGGTTGACGGAGTGGCCTTAAGAGCCAAAATTGTTGAAACAGAAGCGTACATAGGAGAAATAGATAAGGCATCGCATGCTTATAATGGAAGAAGGACTGAAAGAACTGAACCTTTATTTAGAGAAGGTGGGATTGCTTATGTTTATTTCATTTATGGAAAATACTATTGTTTTAATGTTATAAGTGGATTAGAAGACAAGGGAGAAGGAGTTCTAATAAGAGCATTGGAGCCGTTAAATGAATTTGATTATCTTGCAAAAAAAAGGTTTAATCAAAATTATGATGAACTTTCAGAAACAAAGAAAAAGGCAATTACAAATGGACCATCAAAACTGTGTATTGCATTTTCAATAGATAAATCGGAAAATTATAAAAGGTTATACGAGGAAGGTGATTTTTATATAGAAGAAGGAGAAAAAGATACGTTTAAAATAATGGAAACGAAAAGAATCGGAATAGATTATGCAGAAGAAGCAATAGATTTTCCATGGAGATTTTATATAGAGGGAAATAAATACATATCGAAAAAGTAA
- the nrdG gene encoding anaerobic ribonucleoside-triphosphate reductase activating protein, protein MEKTIRLAGIAYESLVNGPGIRRVFFSQGCKHNCKSCFNPDTHDFYGGEQRDIDELINDTLNNEIIKGVTFSGGDPWEQADKFAYMAKEFRKKGLNIWSYTGYTYEYILENKDSRLGWSDLLNNIDVLVDGKFEESKMSDGLKFRGSTNQRIIDVKESIKKEQIVTIEL, encoded by the coding sequence ATGGAAAAGACTATAAGATTAGCAGGGATAGCATATGAGAGTTTAGTTAACGGGCCTGGTATAAGGAGAGTATTTTTTTCACAAGGCTGTAAGCATAACTGTAAAAGTTGTTTTAATCCTGATACTCATGATTTTTATGGAGGAGAGCAAAGAGATATAGATGAATTAATTAATGATACATTAAATAATGAAATTATAAAGGGAGTAACATTTAGTGGCGGAGATCCGTGGGAACAGGCAGATAAATTTGCATATATGGCAAAGGAGTTTAGAAAAAAAGGTTTAAATATTTGGAGCTATACAGGATATACTTATGAATATATTTTAGAAAATAAGGATTCGAGATTAGGCTGGAGTGATTTATTAAACAATATTGATGTTCTTGTAGATGGAAAATTTGAAGAAAGTAAGATGTCGGATGGACTTAAGTTTAGAGGTTCAACTAATCAAAGAATAATAGATGTTAAAGAAAGTATAAAAAAAGAACAAATTGTTACTATAGAACTTTAA
- a CDS encoding glycosyltransferase family 2 protein, whose amino-acid sequence MKDILYLVIPCYNEEEVLHETSKRLLVKIKTMISNNLISNKSKILFVNDGSKDRTWSIIEELHSKNNIFSGINLSRNRGHQNALLAGLMVAKNYSDMTISLDADLQDDIDVIDAFVEKYYDGCDIVYGVRSTRETDTFFKRTTALGFYKLMRILGVDMVYNHADYRLMSKRVVDGLSQYKEVNLFLRGMIPLIGYKYSVVEYERHERFAGESKYPLKKMIAFALDGITSFSIKPIRLITLLGFTIFFAGGAALIYTLIVKISGRTVTGWTSLTLSIWVLGGVQLLSLGVIGEYIGKIYNEAKHRPRFIISDKLINVDKENK is encoded by the coding sequence ATGAAGGATATACTATATCTTGTAATTCCTTGCTACAATGAAGAAGAAGTTTTACATGAAACTAGTAAAAGATTGCTCGTAAAAATTAAGACTATGATTTCAAATAACCTAATATCTAATAAAAGCAAAATACTTTTTGTTAATGATGGTTCAAAAGATAGAACTTGGAGCATAATTGAAGAGCTTCATTCTAAAAATAATATATTTTCAGGAATCAACCTTTCAAGGAACAGGGGCCACCAGAATGCCTTACTTGCTGGGCTCATGGTTGCTAAAAATTATTCAGATATGACTATATCATTAGATGCAGATTTACAAGATGATATAGATGTCATAGATGCATTTGTAGAAAAATATTATGATGGATGCGATATTGTTTATGGAGTAAGATCCACTAGAGAAACTGATACCTTTTTCAAGAGAACAACTGCATTAGGTTTTTATAAATTAATGCGTATTCTTGGCGTAGACATGGTCTATAATCATGCAGATTATAGGCTTATGAGCAAACGTGTTGTAGACGGGTTAAGTCAATATAAGGAAGTTAATTTATTTCTTCGCGGAATGATTCCATTAATAGGATATAAATACTCAGTTGTTGAATATGAACGTCATGAAAGATTTGCTGGTGAATCTAAATATCCTCTAAAAAAGATGATTGCCTTTGCCTTAGACGGAATTACATCCTTTAGCATAAAACCAATAAGATTAATAACCCTCCTTGGTTTTACTATATTTTTTGCTGGAGGCGCAGCCCTAATTTATACTCTTATAGTTAAAATTTCAGGCCGTACAGTTACTGGTTGGACTTCATTGACCCTTTCAATTTGGGTACTTGGCGGAGTTCAGCTCTTATCTCTTGGCGTAATAGGAGAATATATCGGAAAAATATATAATGAAGCTAAACACAGACCTAGATTTATCATTTCAGATAAATTAATCAATGTTGATAAAGAAAATAAGTAA
- a CDS encoding HD-GYP domain-containing protein, whose product MRLIPIECVKPNTVIGKTLYDSDGRVLVRAGMVLSERIIFKIKDLNILSIYIIDEFSSDEIEDIIKPELRQKAILTIKEAFSNINRLTVADKFSKKESVYFNNIESMAEDLIENVLNNKSVLLSLIDIRSMDNYIYSHSVNVAVISLVLGIALKLPKRQLQYLCIGALLHDVGKTFIPKEILMKEEELTDEEVTILDQHPILGYKYLSDSYNLSANSKIITLQHHERPDGLGYPNRLANDEISTLSKIVSIANAYDSLSTGRPNKRAMFPSDVLEYLMSNAGKKFDYEIVNIFCKIVIPFSKGTLVDLSNGDIAVVQETIPNFPLRPIVKILKSSRPGRVNTEINLISETSVVISNIRYEL is encoded by the coding sequence ATGAGATTAATTCCAATTGAATGTGTAAAACCGAATACAGTTATTGGTAAGACATTATACGATTCTGATGGTAGAGTATTAGTAAGAGCTGGTATGGTCCTTAGTGAAAGAATTATTTTTAAGATAAAGGATTTAAATATTTTATCAATATATATAATTGATGAATTTAGTTCTGATGAAATTGAAGATATTATTAAACCTGAATTAAGACAAAAAGCAATTCTAACAATAAAAGAAGCTTTTTCAAATATAAATAGACTTACTGTTGCTGATAAGTTTTCAAAAAAGGAATCAGTATATTTCAATAATATTGAGTCTATGGCTGAAGATTTAATTGAAAATGTTCTAAATAATAAAAGTGTCTTACTTTCACTAATAGACATAAGAAGCATGGATAATTATATCTACTCTCATTCTGTGAATGTTGCCGTAATATCACTAGTCCTTGGAATTGCATTGAAGCTTCCAAAAAGACAACTTCAATATCTTTGTATTGGAGCATTGCTTCATGATGTTGGGAAAACATTTATTCCAAAGGAAATTCTTATGAAAGAGGAAGAACTAACGGATGAAGAAGTTACAATATTAGACCAGCATCCAATACTCGGATATAAATATTTATCAGACTCTTATAATCTGAGCGCTAATAGCAAAATAATAACACTACAGCATCATGAAAGACCTGACGGATTAGGTTATCCTAATAGGCTAGCTAATGATGAGATAAGTACCTTAAGTAAAATTGTAAGCATTGCTAACGCATATGACTCCTTATCAACCGGTAGACCTAATAAAAGAGCAATGTTTCCAAGTGATGTTCTTGAATATTTAATGTCTAATGCAGGCAAAAAATTTGACTATGAAATTGTTAATATATTCTGCAAAATTGTAATTCCTTTCTCAAAAGGAACTTTAGTTGATCTAAGTAATGGTGACATAGCTGTTGTGCAAGAAACTATACCTAACTTCCCACTAAGACCTATTGTAAAAATTCTTAAAAGTTCTAGACCAGGTAGGGTTAACACTGAAATTAATTTAATAAGCGAAACCTCTGTAGTTATATCAAATATAAGATATGAATTATAA
- a CDS encoding aconitate hydratase, with protein sequence MGDNLVYKILKSHIVEGELKAGEPIALKIDQTLTQDSTGTMAYLQLEAMGIDRVKTKKSVAFIDHNMLQQGFENADDHKFIQTVASKYGVYFSKPGNGICHQIFLERFSTPGDTLIGSDSHTPTAGGVGMLAMGAGGLDVALAMGGGAYNINTPKVVKIELTGRLNRMVAAKDVILEVLRKLTVKGGVGKVFEYAGEGVKTLSVPERATITNMGAELGATTSMFPSDERTLEFFKAQGREEDFIEFKPDADAVYDEVVTINLSELTPLTAKPHSPDNVAKVSEIGKIKVDQVFIGSCTNSSYEDLMKVAKILKGNKVHPDVSLVIGPGSRQVMEMIARNGALADIISSGARILENGCGPCIGMGQSPGTDAISLRTVNRNFFGRSGTLSAQIYIVSPETAAVSAINGFLTDPTEVDVDLTIDMPKEFLIDDSMILAPAPTNVEVEVVRGPNIKPFPVSKPLAEELAGKVLIKVEDNITTDHIMPSNSKLLPFRSNIPYLAEYCFNTVDTEFPKRAKEFNGGFIIAGGNYGQGSSREHAALAPLYLGVKAVIAKSFARIHKANLINNGIVPIEFKNEADYDKIELTDDLKLEDIQAALESGIVKVKNLTKGTEFDATVDLTEKEIAVIKEGGRLNYVKANS encoded by the coding sequence GTGGGAGATAATTTAGTTTATAAGATTTTAAAAAGCCACATTGTTGAAGGTGAATTAAAGGCAGGAGAGCCTATAGCATTAAAGATTGATCAAACGTTGACTCAAGATTCGACAGGAACAATGGCATATCTTCAATTAGAAGCTATGGGAATAGATAGAGTTAAGACAAAGAAATCAGTAGCATTTATAGATCATAATATGTTACAACAAGGTTTTGAAAATGCAGACGATCATAAGTTTATTCAAACAGTTGCATCTAAATATGGAGTATATTTTTCAAAGCCAGGGAATGGAATCTGTCATCAAATTTTCTTAGAAAGATTTTCAACACCAGGAGATACATTAATAGGTTCTGATAGTCATACACCAACAGCTGGTGGTGTTGGTATGCTTGCCATGGGTGCAGGTGGATTAGATGTTGCTCTTGCTATGGGAGGTGGAGCGTACAATATTAACACTCCAAAAGTTGTAAAGATTGAACTAACTGGAAGACTAAATAGAATGGTTGCTGCAAAAGATGTTATTCTTGAAGTTCTAAGAAAATTAACAGTTAAAGGCGGCGTTGGTAAAGTATTTGAATACGCTGGTGAAGGTGTTAAAACACTTTCAGTTCCTGAAAGAGCAACTATAACTAATATGGGAGCAGAACTTGGAGCTACAACTTCGATGTTCCCAAGTGACGAAAGAACTTTAGAATTTTTTAAGGCACAAGGAAGAGAAGAAGACTTTATAGAATTTAAGCCAGATGCAGATGCTGTATATGACGAAGTAGTAACAATTAATTTAAGTGAATTGACACCACTTACAGCTAAGCCTCATAGCCCAGACAATGTAGCTAAGGTTAGCGAAATTGGTAAGATTAAAGTTGACCAAGTATTTATAGGAAGCTGTACCAACTCTTCTTATGAAGATTTAATGAAAGTTGCCAAGATATTAAAGGGAAATAAAGTACATCCAGACGTTAGTTTGGTAATTGGACCAGGATCAAGACAAGTTATGGAAATGATAGCTAGAAATGGAGCTCTAGCAGATATAATTAGTTCAGGAGCAAGAATACTTGAAAATGGTTGCGGACCATGTATCGGTATGGGTCAATCACCAGGAACTGATGCAATTTCGCTTAGAACTGTAAATAGAAACTTCTTTGGTAGAAGTGGAACATTATCAGCACAAATATATATAGTAAGTCCTGAAACTGCTGCAGTTTCGGCTATAAATGGATTTTTAACTGATCCAACAGAAGTAGATGTAGATTTAACAATAGATATGCCAAAGGAATTCTTAATAGATGATTCAATGATTTTAGCACCAGCACCAACTAATGTTGAAGTTGAAGTTGTTAGAGGACCTAATATTAAGCCATTCCCAGTAAGTAAGCCATTAGCAGAAGAATTAGCTGGTAAAGTATTAATAAAGGTTGAAGATAATATTACAACTGACCATATTATGCCTTCGAATTCTAAGTTATTGCCATTTAGATCGAACATACCTTATCTTGCAGAATATTGCTTCAACACAGTTGATACAGAATTCCCTAAGAGAGCTAAGGAGTTTAATGGTGGATTTATAATTGCTGGAGGAAATTATGGACAAGGATCAAGTAGAGAACATGCAGCATTGGCACCATTGTACTTAGGAGTTAAGGCTGTTATAGCTAAATCATTTGCAAGAATTCATAAAGCAAACTTAATTAATAATGGAATAGTTCCAATTGAATTTAAGAATGAAGCTGATTATGACAAGATTGAGTTAACTGATGACTTGAAGCTGGAAGACATTCAAGCAGCTTTAGAATCAGGAATAGTTAAAGTTAAGAACTTAACTAAGGGAACTGAGTTTGATGCTACAGTTGATTTAACAGAGAAAGAAATTGCTGTTATTAAAGAAGGCGGAAGACTTAATTATGTTAAAGCAAATAGTTAA
- the nifV gene encoding homocitrate synthase, with amino-acid sequence MALSNLKTNKKVIIVDTTLRDGEQTAGVVFANEEKIVIAEMLSDLGVDQLEVGIPTMGGDEKKAIKEIVKRNLKPSIMAWNRAVVSDIEQSIDCGVDAVAISISVSDIHIQHKLKTSREWVLESMVKSVEFAKKNGLYVSVNGEDASRADKDFLVEYINAAKQAGADRFRYCDTVGIMEPFKIRDDIKYIYDKTGFDIEMHTHDDFGMATANAVAGIKGGASHVGVTVNGLGERAGNAALEEVIMALMLVYGYNGDGINTQMFREVSQYVSRASGRELPIWKAIVGTNMFAHESGIHADGAIKDPKNYEAFDPDIVGLERQIVIGKHSGRASIINKFREYNRELTEDEAKGILELVRATSVRLKRTLFDKEVVQLYKEYHRRLEERNKQ; translated from the coding sequence ATGGCACTTAGTAATTTAAAAACTAATAAAAAAGTTATTATAGTAGATACTACTCTTAGAGATGGTGAGCAAACAGCAGGGGTAGTTTTTGCTAATGAAGAAAAAATAGTAATAGCAGAAATGTTAAGTGACTTAGGTGTTGATCAACTAGAAGTAGGAATTCCTACAATGGGTGGGGACGAAAAGAAGGCTATAAAAGAGATTGTAAAAAGAAATTTAAAACCGAGTATCATGGCATGGAATAGGGCTGTAGTCAGTGATATAGAACAATCAATAGATTGTGGAGTTGATGCAGTTGCCATATCAATATCAGTATCAGATATACACATTCAGCATAAGCTTAAAACATCTAGAGAATGGGTATTAGAAAGCATGGTTAAATCCGTAGAATTTGCAAAGAAAAATGGTCTTTATGTATCTGTTAATGGGGAAGATGCATCTAGAGCAGATAAAGACTTTTTAGTTGAATATATTAATGCAGCTAAACAAGCAGGTGCAGATAGATTTAGATATTGCGATACTGTAGGAATTATGGAGCCATTTAAGATTAGAGATGATATTAAATATATATATGATAAAACAGGATTTGATATAGAAATGCACACTCATGATGATTTTGGAATGGCAACGGCTAATGCGGTAGCAGGTATTAAGGGTGGAGCATCGCATGTTGGAGTAACTGTAAATGGTCTTGGAGAAAGAGCAGGTAATGCAGCATTAGAAGAAGTTATAATGGCATTAATGCTTGTTTACGGATATAATGGTGATGGAATAAATACGCAAATGTTTAGAGAAGTATCACAATATGTATCAAGAGCATCAGGTAGAGAGCTTCCAATATGGAAAGCAATCGTTGGAACTAATATGTTTGCACATGAATCAGGAATACATGCAGATGGAGCAATAAAAGATCCTAAGAATTATGAAGCATTTGATCCAGATATAGTTGGTCTTGAAAGACAAATTGTCATAGGAAAGCATTCAGGAAGAGCTTCAATAATAAATAAATTTAGAGAATATAATAGAGAACTTACAGAGGATGAGGCAAAAGGAATACTTGAACTTGTAAGAGCTACGTCAGTTAGATTAAAGAGAACTTTATTTGATAAAGAAGTAGTTCAATTATATAAAGAGTATCATAGACGATTAGAAGAAAGAAATAAGCAATAA